From Camelus ferus isolate YT-003-E chromosome 18, BCGSAC_Cfer_1.0, whole genome shotgun sequence, one genomic window encodes:
- the ZNF771 gene encoding zinc finger protein 771: protein MPGEQQTEEEEEEEMQEEMVLLVKGEEDEGEEKYEVVKLKIPMDNKEVPSEAPAPSADPARPHACPDCGRAFARRSTLAKHARTHTGERPFACTECGRRFSQKSALTKHGRTHTGERPYECPECDKRFSAASNLRQHRRRHTGEKPYACAHCGRRFAQSSNYAQHLRVHTGEKPYACPDCGRAFGGSSCLARHRRTHTGERPYACADCGTRFAQSSALAKHRRVHTGEKPHRCAVCGRRFGHRSNLAEHARTHTGERPYPCAECGRRFRLSSHFIRHRRAHMRRRLYICAGCGRDFKLPPGATAATATERCPDCEGN from the exons ATGCCGGGCGAAcagcagacagaggaggaggaggaggaagagatgcaAGAGGAGATGGTGCTGCTGGTGAAGGGTGAGGAGGATGAGGGTGAGGAGAAGTATGAAGTAGTGAAACTCAAGATCCCTATGGACAACAAGGAG GTCCCGAGCGAGGCGCCAGCGCCGTCGGCCGACCCGGCGCGCCCACACGCGTGCCCGGACTGCGGCCGCGCCTTTGCGCGCCGCTCAACGCTGGCCaagcacgcacgcacgcacacgggCGAGCGGCCCTTCGCGTGCACCGAGTGCGGCCGGCGCTTCTCGCAGAAGTCGGCGCTGACCAAACACGGCCGCACGCACACAGGCGAGCGGCCCTACGAGTGCCCGGAGTGCGACAAGCGCTTCTCGGCCGCCTCGAACCTGCGGCAGCACCGGCGGCGCCACACTGGCGAGAAGCCGTACGCATGCGCGCACTGCGGCCGCCGTTTCGCGCAGAGCTCCAACTACGCACAGCACTTGCGCGTGCACACGGGCGAGAAGCCGTACGCGTGCCCGGACTGCGGACGCGCCTTCGGCGGCAGTTCGTGCCTGGCGCGCCACCGACGCACGCACACGGGCGAGCGGCCGTACGCATGTGCTGACTGCGGCACGCGCTTCGCGCAGAGCTCGGCGCTAGCCAAGCACCGGCGCGTGCACACAGGCGAGAAGCCGCACCGCTGCGCCGTGTGCGGCCGCCGCTTCGGCCACCGCTCCAACCTGGCGGAGCATGCGCGCACGCACACGGGCGAGCGCCCCTACCCGTGCGCCGAGTGCGGCCGCCGCTTCCGGCTCAGCTCGCACTTCATCCGCCACCGTCGCGCGCACATGCGGCGCCGTCTGTATATCTGCGCGGGCTGCGGCCGGGACTTCAAGCTACCCCCTGGCGCTACAGCCGCCACTGCCACTGAACGCTGCCCAGATTGTGAGGGCAACTGA
- the ZNF48 gene encoding zinc finger protein 48, whose translation MQRAVGSWGPDLRGPEDREQLRGARTGLGSENAEISQPDEYDHAPQEDDLGFKEEEDLAPGHEVGNASLKPEGIQTWDDLWVQREGPGKPQARDRGPRLLGEPRWGQVSDRAAVCGECGKSFRQMSDLVKHQRTHTGEKPYKCGVCGKGFGDSSARIKHQRTHSGEKPYRARPPAQGPPKIPRSRIPAGERPTICGECGKSFRQSSDLVKHQRTHTGEKPYKCGICGKGFGDSSARIKHQRTHRGEQPPRPVVSRRQPSRAAMAAAQGPKAQDKPYICTDCGKRFVLSCSLLSHQRSHLGPKPFGCDVCGKEFARGSDLVKHLRVHTGEKPYLCPECGKGFADSSARVKHLRTHSGERPHACPECDRTFSLSSTLLRHRLTHMEPQDFSFPGYPLAPLIPSPPPSSSPPPLGTSPPLTPRSPSHSGDGPFGLPGLEPEPGGPQAGEPPPPLAGDKPHKCPECGKGFRRSSDLVKHHRVHTGEKPYLCPECGKGFADSSARVKHLRTHRGERARPPPSSTLLRPHNPPGPAPTTPRSRVRAQPSGPSQPHVCGFCGKEFPRSSDLVKHRRTHTGEKPYKCAECGKGFGDSSARIKHQRGHLVLRPFGTGDGRARPLKEEPPTGLE comes from the exons ATGCAGCGCGCGGTGGGGTCCTGGGGCCCGGATCTCCGTGGCCCAGAGGACAGGGAGCAGCTGAGAGGCGCCCGCACAG GTCTAGGGAGTGAGAATGCAGAAATTTCTCAGCCGGATGAGTATGATCATGCCCCACAGGAGGATGACCTGGGGTTCAAGGAAGAGGAAGATTTGGCCCCAGGTCATGAAGTAGGAAATGCCTCTCTCAAACCCGAAGGCATCCAGACCTGGGATGACTTGTGGGTCCAGAGAGAGGGACCTGGAAAACCTCAGGCTCGGGACAGAGGCCCCCGGCTCCTCGGAGAACCACGCTGGGGCCAGGTTAGTGATCGGGCTGCTGTGTGTGGTGAGTGTGGCAAGAGTTTTCGGCAGATGTCAGATCTGGTGAAACACCAGCGGACCCACACAGGGGAGAAGCCCTACAAGTGCGGGGTCTGTGGCAAGGGCTTTGGGGATAGCTCTGCCCGGATCAAACACCAGCGAACTCATAGCGGTGAAAAGCCCTACAGAGCCCGACCACCAGCCCAGGGTCCCCCAAAGATTCCTCGGTCCAGGATCCCTGCTGGTGAGCGCCCCACTATCTGCGGGGAATGTGGCAAGAGCTTCCGGCAGAGTTCTGACCTGGTGAAACACCAGCGGACACACACGGGTGAGAAGCCATACAAGTGTGGCATCTGTGGCAAGGGCTTTGGCGACAGTTCTGCCCGCATAAAGCATCAGCGGACACACCGGGGGGAGCAGCCCCCTCGGCCTGTGGTGTCCCGACGGCAGCCATCCCGAGCGGCCATGGCAGCTGCACAGGGACCTAAGGCCCAGGACAAGCCATATATCTGCACTGATTGTGGAAAAAGATTTGTGCTCAGTTGCAGCCTCCTGAGCCACCAGCGCAGTCACCTAGGGCCCAAACCTTTTGGCTGCGACGTGTGTGGAAAGGAATTTGCCCGGGGCTCAGATCTGGTGAAGCATCTGCGAGtgcacacaggagagaagccctacCTCTGCCCTGAGTGTGGCAAGGGCTTTGCTGACAGCTCTGCCCGGGTCAAGCACCTCCGTACCCACAGTGGTGAGAGGCCTCACGCCTGTCCGGAATGTGACCGCACCTTCAGCCTCAGCTCCACCCTTCTCCGCCACCGCCTCACTCACATGGAGCCCCAGGACTTCAGCTTCCCGGGCTACCCTCTGGCCCCCCTGatccccagcccaccccccagcTCAAGCCCACCTCCCCTCGGCACCAGCCCCCCGCTGACGCCTCGAAGTCCTTCACACTCAGGTGATGGCCCTTTTGGCCTGCCTGGCTTGGAGCCAGAGCCTGGGGGCCCACAGGCTGGGGAGCCACCCCCACCACTGGCGGGTGACAAGCCCCACAAGTGCCCTGAGTGTGGCAAGGGCTTCCGCCGAAGCTCGGACCTGGTGAAACACCATCGCGTACATACGGGGGAAAAACCCTACCTCTGCCCTGAATGCGGCAAGGGTTTTGCCGACAGCTCGGCCCGAGTCAAGCACCTCCGCACCCACCGTGGTGAACGGGCTCGGCCACCACCATCATCCACTCTCCTGAGGCCACATAACCCCCCTGGCCCAGCACCCACAACCCCTCGATCCCGAGTCCGGGCCCAGCCCTCCGGACCCAGCCAGCCCCATGTATGTGGCTTCTGTGGGAAGGAGTTTCCCCGGAGCTCAGATCTGGTCAAACATAGGCGAAcacacactggggagaagccatACAAGTGTGCAGAATGTGGCAAGGGTTTTGGTGACAGTTCTGCCCGTATCAAGCACCAGCGTGGGCACCTGGTCCTGAGGCCCTTTGGGACAGGGGATGGTCGGGCAAGGCCCCTGAAAGAGGAGCCACCAACGGGACTAGAATGA